GCGACGATATTAGCGACTGGATATGAATCTGACACGATCCCTGCTCCTCAACACCGCGCGCTCCGCTTGCGTGTTGTCCCAATTTGGTGCAGAGCAGCGAGTCGACAAGGCGGCACTGTGCTCGCCTCGCGTCCTCTCCCTCCCGAACCGACCCAAGGCTGTGACGTCTGCCTGCTCAGGGAGCGTCAACAAATGAAACTTGTTCGAAATCCTAGTGTTTGCAATAATATGAAATGCATGTGAGCGGCGTTTAACTCGGCGTTTATTTAAAAGAATGCATgaaaagaactttttttcccaaccaCCTATCTGCCATGATTCATTGTCACTCGATCTCCGACAAATAATGATAGCCACAGAAATCAAATGTTCTTCAGTTACATGGAATTTGTTGCCATCCATACAAATGGGTGTTGTGTTCAAACATGCCCATATTTctcatttgtgtgtgaattATACAAAATCgccattattttaatttacggTATTTACCATAAAGTTTGTTATTCATATGTTCACCTtcacatggatttttttttttttaggacctGACGTCTGTTAATCACTGCAAAACATACCAATTTGCTGTTTTGTGCTCTTTCTGAAAGAAGATGCCACAAGCTGGTGCCGAAGGGGCttttaaggtaaaaaaaaaaaaaagagggctcATAAGGGTAATGTAAACAAGTTTTAGATGATTCactttttgtgatgttttattttaatggtaTTCCGTGAGAGTTTTCTAATGTATAATATGTtccttggctcaataaagtTTGGCAAACACTGAAGTAGACCACATTGTACAACGCTGTGTTGACAACATTTTGGTTAGATTCTTTTGTTAGAGGGGtgtaaaagatttaaaatgcCTCTGTGGGATGCTCTGTCGCTCTACACCACTGTAACCAATGAATAGTGACAACGGATTGATTTAGTGTCTTAGTTACAGTCCAAATTGAAACCTATCTTGCAGTCGTTGATGATTCGCAAAAATGTTCCATTGTTgaattataaaacattttatgttatgTGATCAAGAATTGTAATTGTATTGTGTGCTAACACAGCAGATAATATTTTCAGTTAGAACACATACTCAAGAGAACATTTTAACTAAACTAAAAGCACTGATGAGAGAGTATGGTTGGTTACTATCCAACTGTCTTTTCATCCATTCTCTTCTGGTTATAACCTCATCCTTATTAGGATaacttgtcttttgttttgcgaATACACCTAatcagcatttgttttttatagtACGCTCTAGTCTCCACAAAACAAGATTAGTTTCTAATAAATATAAGTTAAACACTGCCTCATCTTTTTTACACCTAATCAggtttttttattagtttattattattatttttaccacTCTCTAGTCTCCACAAAGCAAGTTTAGTAACAAATATAAGTTAAACACTgcctttcatcttttttaaattttttttgtttttgttttcctgtagCCCCTTTGAGTATGTTTCAACAATGAAGAGGCATGTGGAGGACCAGGAACCCATATTTGCGCCCCAGCAACCACATACCCCAGTGCAGGGCATTGCAGAAAGCTTCCAACAGAGGGCTCTAGCCCCAACTACCACTGTGATAGAGGCAGCTACAGACAATATGCAGCCATCATCTGGCATCCAGTATTCTCTACCCCAGGGTTACCAGGTATGGTGCTACAGCAGGCTCCGCTAAGACCATTTCCTATACTTTATGTCTGTGGGCAACCCCTCCTCTTCTTTGTATTTGAATGGTGTACAAGGACAAAGTTATGGCAAGCAGTCATATTTTGAGGGCCACTACCAGTTGCTTTGTAATCCCAGGGAACAATTGTCTATGTTAAAGTATTTCCATAGATTACTTTTACCAATGGCAAGCTCATTCTAATGAGTAGATTCATGGAAGGGAGGTGCGATGCAGATGGAATTCTTTGTTAATTAATATGTCACTCATTCACATATTGTAACATTACCACCAGTGGAGCAATCCTAACAATCCTTTGTTTGAATCGTTTCTTTGTTTGATAGAGACAATTCTGGGTCAAGGGGGACactaaaaataatattcctaATGTTACATATTGTTTTAGAGTCCCCGGTAATCAACGAGATAACAAGAGAAACTTGAAATTGCTGTTGATTATCACCAAGGAAAGCAAACCAGTGTACAACTTGTTTGGCCCTAACAGATATGTTTTAAAATAGACTATGTGACAAAGCCAGTATTGACACAAGTCCAGGGAGAGCTGTCAAACAACATTAAGAAAGCACGAAGCCAACTCAGATTCAAACCAGAGACCTTCTTGCATTACCATTCAATCAGTCCCAGTCAATCTGAGTCTCAGATGTCTTCAAGCTAAAGTTCTTGCTGACTGAGTCTCCCGTTTAGAGACTGGTCTAAACTGTTTTTTCCCGAAAGGTGCCGACAATGCCCCAGAGCACAAGTGGGCACGGACTTAACAGTTCTGCACAACATGTTGGAGCCCATGCACACAGCATAGCAGTCCAATCCCAGGCCCCTGCAGTTGTCCAAGGTCATGTGCATCCAACTGCGCCCATGACTTCAGCACAAGGACAGCAGCAGTTTCAGCGTCTGAAGGTAAGAAAAGAGGACCGAAATTGAAAATGGCtaaatgtgtgtgcatttggTTGCGTGATACACTATACCAGGCGTCAGCAACCTGGTGCCTATGGTAACGTCCAAGGACCACAGAAGTAAACCCCCCCTGGGCTTGTTCTAAAAGTAGCTCACCAGTGATGAGACATTATGATTTACTGGGAATGATGGAGAAATGATCATTTCAACCTATAAACACAAGTCAATAACGTCGGTGCACTAATTTCTGTTTTAGGTTGAAGATGCTTTGTCATATCTTGACCAAGTGAAGCTTCAGTTTGGAAATCAGCCTCAAGTGTATAATGATTTCCTGGATATTATGAAAGAATTCAAATCGCAGAGGTAAGCTCTAGTAATCTACACAATATGTTGAAAAATTGCAtcaatatatttctttttaaatcaagaaaaaacgtttttctcAATTACAGCATAGACACTCCAGGTGTTATCAGTCGCGTGTCGCAACTCTTCAAGGGCCATCCCGACCTCATTATGGGCTTCAATACTTTCTTGCCACCTGGATATAAAATTGAGGTTCAAACTAACGATCTGGTCAACGTGACCACGCCAGGCCAGATTCACTACATCACGCCTCACGGTATATCTGTTCAAAACATCCCCGTAAGTGCACCACCCAGCCAGCCTCTAAACCAGCATCAGCACCAGACTGTGCCACAGGCTGGCTTACACACTGCTACTGTCACCCCACCTGTCCCCACCCAGCCTGCGGCAAATAAAGTCAACAAGGTTAGTTCCATTAGATTCATGACTTGGACAAAATATGTCCTAGGTTTTTCTAATAGTTGTCTGTTCaacatgtgtttttgttccaacAGGCCATGCAGTCTCCAGCCCACACGCCCACCAGCCAGCCGAACCCATCCATCCCATCTTACACCTCACCGCGCTCACCTTCAGTTCAGTCTCACACACCAGTAAGCAGCACGCCGTCTGGGGGGCCGCCTCCACAGAACAATCAGCCAGTGGAATTCAACCACGCGATAAACTACGTCAACAAGATCAAGAATCGCTTCCAGGGTCAGCCAGATATCTACAAAGCCTTCCTGGAAATCCTGCATACATACCAGGTCAGGAAGCACTCCAACCTTTTGTATGAACACTATTGTATATTTTGCCGAATTAGTTAATAGATGCCCATTGACTGCAGAAAGAGCAGCGAAATGCCAAAGAGGCAGGAGGCAATTACACTCCAGCCCTGACTGAGCAGGAGGTTTATACTCAAGTGGCGCGACTCTTCAAGAATCAGGAAGACCTGCTGTCAGAATTTGGACAGTTCCTGCCTGATGCTAACAGCTCAATGGTGAGTAGTTTATCAGCTCCTAATATGAGCAAACCACATTGGCGTCTGTAGCTTTAACAGTAGCTGTTTTTGACTCCAATTCAGACTAGTTTTGGGGTGCCGCATACACAAATAGCAGGGATGCTTGTAAAatcgttttctttttgttctccAAGCCAGATGTGTCCTGTAAAATGATTACAACATTTGTATAATGAGATATTTATGCTCTTTCCTCTGCGCAGCTGCTTGGGAAAACTGCACCTGACAGGGCAGACTCTGTGCGTAATGATCATGGCGGGACAGTAAAGAGACCAGTACCAAACAATAAACAGAAATTAAGCCACAATGGGCTGACTGTCAAAAGACCCGGAGCTGTGGGAGTCTCACCCCTTCTCAAGGTAAATGCACTCTTTATATAATCCCAGCTTTTTAAGATGACATAGCTTTGTTCTATGTGCTATCAACAAGACtatcattaaaataatatcaaCCTAAAATAGTTGTATTTATTGGATGTTTTGCAGAAGAAACCCAAAATAGTCGGCAAGGACCATCATGGCTTTGGCGAAGTTGGAAAGCACAGCAACAGCactgaaagcatgttctttGACAAGGTCAAATTGTTACAAACAGTATGGTTGTCCTCATtaagtattttcttttcatgtgagcataaaatgaaaagtacTTTTGACTGTCATCGCAAACAGGTCAAGAAAGCTCTGAGGAGCTCTGAGGCATATGAAAGCTTCCTGCGTTGTTTACACATCTTCAACCAGGAGGTGATTTCCCGTGCTGAATTGGTTCAGTTAGTCATCCCATTTCTTGGGTAAGTTCATATTACCTTTCTGATTGATTTCATTCATTGGTAACTTTGAAAACACTTAACTTGGATTCAATGATGCTGCACACTTAAATTAGATGTTAATTCTTCAAACAATATATGGAGTTACAGtatattatttgtattaaCGGTGTATTCCACGTAAATTATGTCACAATTGACAGAAAATTCCCAGAACTGTTTACATGGTTTAAAAACTTCCTGGGCTACCGAGAATCAAGTCAGGGTGAGTCGAGCCATGCGGAGAGTTTACCCAAGGAGCGGGCAACGGAGGGCATCGCCATGGAGATTGACTATGCATCCTGCAAGAGGCTGGGCTCCAGCTACAGAGCTCTCCCTAAGAGTTATCAGCAGCCTAAATGTACCGGAAGGACGCCACTATGTAGAGAGGTTagtcaaaagttgttttttctgACCATCAGCtccttttggattttgatctttttagtgtgaaggtttaaagaaatcaatcaatcattgtCCTACTTCAGGTTCTGAATGACACATGGGTGTCATTTCCATCATGGTCTGAAGATTCGACTTTTGTAAGCTCCAAGAAGACACAGTATGAAGAGCACATTTACAGATGTGAAGATGAGCGTTTCGAGGTAAGAGGCCCAGTTTTCTCACTCTGCAAGATGAATTTATTTCCAATTGCCTTCTTGGGAGCTTTCCATCGATTGTACACATgatcacattttcatttcttctaAAATACAAGACAAATGTGCCTGTTTGTCACGCTTTTCGTGATGCTGTATTGCAAGACTGTACAAGTTTGGTGCCGTTAGAATTGGCCTCTTTGGCACATGTGATTATCTTGGTAGCTTGAGCTGAACTGTTATCTTGTTGTTAACCTTGTCTTGCTTTCATTGGCTTTCCCTTCTCTATGACGTCTTTGCACACACATGAGTTGCTCACACTGAAGACTGCAAGTTCACACATTATCACACAGGCTAGGCAGAGTTTCCCCCTTGCAGGAGGGCGGCCAAGAGTATTAGAGTAGTGATCCTGGAGGTGGTGGGTGTTAGGCCTTCTTCTGCAATCTCGCAGAGGAAGCTCCATAGCTGTTTCTCAACCTTTCTGGCATACATTAAATAGTTAAACTGAGAAGGCAACCTCCTGGTCATTACTATTAACATAGCGAGCAATAAAGATAAAGAACTGAGACAAAATATAACAATGTGCTACAGCCaggaataatgttatttttctattattaatttcagtcattattttaatgattCGACAGTTTTGACGCAACTTGTAATGGCCGCCCATTTTCTCACCATTTGGGGTCTgcattcagtttttttttataattgcaTCCCCTCAGCTTGACGTTGTGCTGGAGACCAATCTTGCCACGATTCGAGCTCTCGAGTCAGTCCAACAGAGGCTTTCGCGAATGTCTGCGGAGGAGCAGCTGCGCTTTAAGCTGGACAACACGTTGGGCAGCTCTTCAGAGGTCATTCACCGCAAAGCGATTCAGAGGATATACGGAGACCGAGCCAACGACATCATTGATGGTCTTAAGAAGAACCCGACTGTGTGTGTCCCCATAGTGATAAAAAGGTTAATAgcatgtattatttttcaaatgatttaaattgaatacatttgtttcGCGCTGGAACTGAGCctttgcattttcattcatgGCTTCAGGTTAAAGATCAAAGAAGAAGAGTGGAGAGAAGCCCAGAGAGGCTTCAACAAAATTTGGCGGGAACAGAATGAAAAGTATTATCTGAAGTCACTCGACCATCAAGGCATCAACTTCAAACAGAACGACACCAAAGTGTTTCGCTCAAAGACCTTGCTCAGTGAAATAGAAATGCTGTATGATGAGGTAAGAGATTGATACTAACACAAAATGAGTCTAACATTTACGTGACAGACTAAGAAATAAACTTGTGGCTGTGTGGCAGCGTCAGGAGCGTGCCTCAGAGGATCCTGCCATTCCTCCTCCTAGCGGCCCACACATGAACCTGGCCTACGAAGACAGTCAAATCCTAGAAGACGCCGCGGCCCTTATTATTCACCATGTCAAGAGACAAGTTGGCATCCAGAAAGATGACAAGTACAAGATCAAACAGATCATACGCCACTTCATCCCCGATCTCCTTTTCGCCCGGCGAGGCGAGCTCTCtgatgtggaggaggaggaggaggacgacgaggaAGTGGAGGATATGGATGCAGATCCAGATGGCAGCAAAAAACATAATGGCCTGCCAGGCAGCAACCCGTCAAAGTCCAAGCTCCTCTTCAGCAACATGGCAGCTCAGAAGTTGCGTGCCACCGATGAGGCCTATAACTTGTTCTTTGTGAACAACTACTGGTACATCTTCTTGCGCCTTCATCAAATCCTCTGCTCTCGTTTGCTGCGAATCTACGGGTACGCTGAGAAGCAGATTGAAGAAGATGCTCGCGAGAGGGAatgggaaaaagaaatgtttggcctccaaaaagaaaagaatgacaATACAGCCTTCCAACTTAAGATGAGGGAGCCAAGTAAGTGTGTCGTACTGAAACCGCACTCAATTTTACAATATTGTGATGAAGGAAAATCTCCACCACTTACTTTTTGTTCCTTTTCCAGTGGATGTTGAAGTAGAGGATTATTATTCTGTCTTTCTGGAAATGGTGCGGAACCTTTTGGATGGTAACATGGAACCAGCTCAGTATGAGGATTCCTTGAGGGAAATGTTTACCATCCATGCCTACATTGCCTTCACAATGGACAAACTCATCCAAAGCATCGTCCGGCAGGTCGGCATagtcctttttttattgacttgtAGCTCAAgaatagatttaaaaaaaaatggattcatAATGTCAGTTAAGTAAACAAACAATCTCAACCATAAAAAATGACCCACGAATAAATGTTTAGATTTATAGCAAAAGACTTATCATCAAAACAAGCcatctgaaacaaaacaagatgagGTGATGATGCAAGAAAAAGCGCTGTTGATAGTCTCACTTGGAACAATATGGTCAGCGAAGGAAAGTTGAGCTACATGCTCTGTGCAGCCGCACAACTGATTCTATTCTCAATCTCCCCCATAGTCGATCGAGGCAATATGGTGAATTGCGTCTTCTTACTGCAAAGTCATTGTCGTTTACAGCTCCAACACCTCGTCACTGATGACGCATGTGCGCGGGTGATGGACTTGTACCTGAGTGAGGTTGCCAATAAAGCCACGGGTGGTTCCCTGCTCACTCAGGCGTCCCGGGCCACAGCAGAGGGCACCTACCAGCGCAAATCAGAGCAGCTCATGTCTGAAGAGAACTGCTTCAAGGTACTGTAAACCCAAGCTTGTCCATACTCTCTGATGCACACAGAACTCTCATCTTTTATGGTTTGGTGCAGCTGATGTTTATGAAGAACCAAGACTCTGTTTGTATGGGAATGGAGCTGCTGGACACAGAAGAGGAGAACTCTGATGAGCCTGCAGAGGCAAGTACTCAAATAATCAAGCACGATCATTTTAGTATGTGAATTCAAGCATTTAGTATTTATAGTCACTAATAGTTAGATGAGGTCGTAATGTTCCTCTGCCATGTACTCGACAGAGGTGGTCGGACTATGTGGGCAGATACCTGAACTCAGATTCGACTTCCGCAGAGCTGCGTGAGCATTTGGCCCAGAAACCAGTGTTCCTGCCCAGGTGAGGCCCCAGCCATGTCTCCCTCTTGTCTGCTCTCGTTCAACTTCCGTCCTGATCCTCAGCTGTTGATGTGCCAAACAACTCCTCACAAACAAGAGCAATAGCACATCGGGAAACAAAAAGTCTCTCTTATGGTTTTGGTGCGTGGTAATAATGGACTGACAACACGGTTAGGCAGAGTTAAGATGTGACGCCACAGTTGCAACGGAAGCTTGTTCAGTTTCAGACCTCTGCCTCTCTTGGAAGATTGCACTTTACATAGTCATTCTTTTAACAAAAGGGAATTATGTATTCAACTATTGAGttccttt
The window above is part of the Syngnathus acus chromosome 3, fSynAcu1.2, whole genome shotgun sequence genome. Proteins encoded here:
- the LOC119120775 gene encoding paired amphipathic helix protein Sin3a-like, with amino-acid sequence MKRHVEDQEPIFAPQQPHTPVQGIAESFQQRALAPTTTVIEAATDNMQPSSGIQYSLPQGYQVPTMPQSTSGHGLNSSAQHVGAHAHSIAVQSQAPAVVQGHVHPTAPMTSAQGQQQFQRLKVEDALSYLDQVKLQFGNQPQVYNDFLDIMKEFKSQSIDTPGVISRVSQLFKGHPDLIMGFNTFLPPGYKIEVQTNDLVNVTTPGQIHYITPHGISVQNIPVSAPPSQPLNQHQHQTVPQAGLHTATVTPPVPTQPAANKVNKAMQSPAHTPTSQPNPSIPSYTSPRSPSVQSHTPVSSTPSGGPPPQNNQPVEFNHAINYVNKIKNRFQGQPDIYKAFLEILHTYQKEQRNAKEAGGNYTPALTEQEVYTQVARLFKNQEDLLSEFGQFLPDANSSMLLGKTAPDRADSVRNDHGGTVKRPVPNNKQKLSHNGLTVKRPGAVGVSPLLKKKPKIVGKDHHGFGEVGKHSNSTESMFFDKVKKALRSSEAYESFLRCLHIFNQEVISRAELVQLVIPFLGKFPELFTWFKNFLGYRESSQGESSHAESLPKERATEGIAMEIDYASCKRLGSSYRALPKSYQQPKCTGRTPLCREVLNDTWVSFPSWSEDSTFVSSKKTQYEEHIYRCEDERFELDVVLETNLATIRALESVQQRLSRMSAEEQLRFKLDNTLGSSSEVIHRKAIQRIYGDRANDIIDGLKKNPTVCVPIVIKRLKIKEEEWREAQRGFNKIWREQNEKYYLKSLDHQGINFKQNDTKVFRSKTLLSEIEMLYDERQERASEDPAIPPPSGPHMNLAYEDSQILEDAAALIIHHVKRQVGIQKDDKYKIKQIIRHFIPDLLFARRGELSDVEEEEEDDEEVEDMDADPDGSKKHNGLPGSNPSKSKLLFSNMAAQKLRATDEAYNLFFVNNYWYIFLRLHQILCSRLLRIYGYAEKQIEEDAREREWEKEMFGLQKEKNDNTAFQLKMREPMDVEVEDYYSVFLEMVRNLLDGNMEPAQYEDSLREMFTIHAYIAFTMDKLIQSIVRQLQHLVTDDACARVMDLYLSEVANKATGGSLLTQASRATAEGTYQRKSEQLMSEENCFKLMFMKNQDSVCMGMELLDTEEENSDEPAERWSDYVGRYLNSDSTSAELREHLAQKPVFLPRNLRRIRKCQRGWEQLQQERMTTGPSDELQGDKSKLKMECMFKLNSYKMVYVCKSEDFMYRHTALTRAHQSHKRVHRRLHRRFQACLDTWAKEHVTSDMANDCRSWLVGDGREGLLPCTTTCNPEVLHYLTVNKYRVKYKT